A region from the Colwellia sp. PAMC 21821 genome encodes:
- a CDS encoding riboflavin synthase subunit alpha, whose protein sequence is MFTGIVQSQAEVIAIISKENAIRLKIALENSLIVNLEIGASVSINGVCLTAVEFGRLDDASSFISFDVIDETLRVSNLAEIEIGTMVNVERSLKIGDEIGGHMLSGHVHTQATVVNRIDSQDNCTISFTIAPEYQKYIFAKGFISINGISLTLGAEVAETFSVHLIPETLSRTNLQHVLVGDKVNIEIDQQTMTIVETIERMKLNH, encoded by the coding sequence ATGTTTACCGGTATAGTGCAATCACAAGCTGAAGTAATTGCGATAATTAGTAAAGAAAATGCGATAAGATTAAAAATCGCGTTAGAAAACTCACTTATAGTTAACCTTGAAATTGGCGCTAGCGTTTCGATAAATGGCGTTTGTTTAACAGCTGTTGAATTTGGCCGTTTAGACGACGCTAGCAGCTTTATAAGTTTCGATGTTATTGATGAAACGTTGCGGGTTTCTAACCTTGCTGAAATTGAAATAGGGACAATGGTTAATGTGGAACGCTCGTTAAAAATTGGTGATGAAATTGGCGGACATATGCTCAGCGGCCATGTTCATACTCAAGCCACTGTGGTTAATCGTATTGATAGCCAAGATAATTGCACGATAAGTTTTACCATAGCGCCTGAATATCAAAAATATATCTTTGCCAAAGGTTTTATTAGTATCAATGGCATCAGTTTGACATTAGGCGCTGAAGTAGCTGAGACATTTTCGGTACATTTAATACCTGAAACGTTGTCGCGTACCAACTTACAACATGTGCTTGTTGGCGATAAAGTTAATATTGAAATTGATCAGCAAACTATGACCATTGTTGAAACCATTGAGCGCATGAAGTTAAACCATTAA
- a CDS encoding DUF2947 family protein has protein sequence MNYTSIDELKNAWVFKHNSLPISDSDKAKIKPMASNRAKVLWDGSISKQVDHPDFFKKGDWPENAASWLDNGKWEGTWDSEESLLPEMILTHLKWDNNTVVYYCSARDNVIETTWAVFQRCWKNFLFMDDGSILIGKKRNEAVQFLSTGYFKVGQKPS, from the coding sequence ATGAACTACACCTCAATTGACGAATTAAAAAACGCTTGGGTCTTTAAGCATAATAGTTTACCGATTAGCGATAGCGACAAAGCAAAGATTAAACCTATGGCAAGTAATCGTGCAAAGGTACTTTGGGATGGCAGCATTAGTAAACAAGTTGATCACCCTGACTTTTTTAAAAAAGGTGACTGGCCGGAAAACGCAGCGTCGTGGCTAGATAATGGCAAGTGGGAAGGTACTTGGGATAGTGAAGAGAGTTTATTACCCGAGATGATTTTAACCCATCTAAAATGGGATAATAATACCGTGGTTTATTATTGCAGTGCGAGAGACAATGTTATTGAAACCACCTGGGCGGTATTTCAACGTTGTTGGAAAAACTTTCTGTTTATGGATGATGGTTCAATTTTGATTGGCAAAAAGCGCAATGAAGCGGTGCAATTCCTCTCAACCGGTTATTTTAAAGTAGGACAAAAGCCAAGTTAA
- a CDS encoding MATE family efflux transporter — protein MKLAYPILIAQLIQNLMGFADTVMAGRVSATDMAAVAVASSVWLPLILTISGLVMALASIISQLSGAKQFDDVAKASYQTAWIAVFFSIIIIILYYIATPMLIDSLSMEPELKNLMFDYLGYIVWGGPGYCLYLVLRNYSEGLSFTRPTMIISILGLLINIPANYIFIYGEFGMPALGGAGCGLATALVYWVMFLGMLAYTYYSKHLKQAPLYTKFYWPQWSEIKIILALGTPIALSLLFEVSLFAAVAIILIPFGANVVASHQIAINFSGLVFMVPLSLAMAVTIKVGFEVGNKNLEKAKELCRYSVILGLIIAVATAAVTLLFSTQIAAIYTTDTEVLELAAGLMFLAALFQFSDAIQVISAGALRGYKDTKSILYITFFSYWIVGLSFGSILGLTDWIAPASGPYGFWIGFISGLTVAAVLLAWRLKVVQNRFDQQAALAS, from the coding sequence ATGAAATTGGCTTACCCAATTTTAATCGCTCAATTGATCCAAAATTTAATGGGTTTTGCTGACACAGTAATGGCCGGTCGAGTTAGCGCCACTGATATGGCAGCGGTTGCCGTTGCCAGTAGTGTTTGGTTACCCTTAATTTTAACCATATCGGGTCTGGTGATGGCACTGGCCAGTATTATTTCGCAACTTTCAGGCGCAAAGCAGTTTGATGATGTAGCAAAAGCCAGCTACCAAACTGCTTGGATAGCCGTTTTCTTTTCAATAATAATCATTATTCTGTACTACATCGCAACCCCTATGTTAATAGACTCACTCTCTATGGAGCCTGAGCTAAAAAACCTGATGTTTGACTATTTAGGCTACATTGTTTGGGGCGGCCCGGGCTATTGCTTGTATTTAGTATTACGTAATTACTCAGAAGGTTTGTCTTTTACGCGACCAACCATGATCATTAGCATATTAGGTTTGCTGATTAACATTCCGGCCAACTATATTTTTATTTATGGTGAGTTTGGTATGCCTGCACTAGGTGGTGCCGGTTGTGGTCTTGCAACAGCCCTTGTTTACTGGGTTATGTTTCTCGGCATGCTGGCGTATACTTATTACTCAAAACACCTAAAACAAGCACCACTGTATACTAAGTTCTATTGGCCGCAATGGTCAGAAATTAAAATCATATTGGCATTAGGTACACCGATAGCATTATCTTTACTTTTCGAAGTAAGTCTATTCGCCGCCGTCGCCATAATACTGATACCCTTTGGCGCCAATGTGGTCGCAAGCCACCAAATAGCGATTAACTTTTCTGGTCTTGTTTTTATGGTGCCGTTAAGTTTAGCAATGGCTGTCACCATAAAAGTCGGTTTTGAAGTGGGTAATAAAAACCTTGAAAAAGCAAAAGAGCTTTGCCGATATTCCGTTATTTTGGGACTGATTATTGCGGTAGCAACAGCAGCCGTTACTTTGTTATTCAGTACACAAATTGCAGCTATCTATACCACAGATACTGAAGTGCTTGAGCTTGCCGCTGGCTTAATGTTTTTAGCGGCTTTATTTCAGTTTTCAGATGCCATACAAGTTATTTCAGCCGGCGCATTACGTGGCTACAAAGACACTAAATCAATTTTGTACATCACCTTCTTCTCCTACTGGATTGTTGGCTTATCTTTCGGCTCAATATTAGGGTTAACCGACTGGATAGCGCCAGCATCGGGTCCTTATGGTTTCTGGATAGGCTTTATTTCTGGTTTAACTGTGGCAGCAGTGTTGCTGGCTTGGCGATTAAAAGTAGTACAAAATCGCTTTGACCAACAAGCGGCATTGGCAAGTTAA
- a CDS encoding leucine-rich repeat-containing protein kinase family protein: protein MHTLAQLKSGELMGITRLKLSENLSSFPMEILSLADSLEILDLSDNQLSSLPNELTQLKSLKIIFASNNLFEVLPEVLGQCENLEMVGFKSNQINQVPTNSLPAKLRWLILTDNCIETLPDVLGERPKLQKLALAGNKLTTLPLTLAQSTNLELVRISANNLTECPEQLLNLPKLAWFAFSGNPFSRSNLEVASVPSLPSSSFTLHNVLGQGASGVISRATWTKNQSTFPDEVAVKKFKGKVTSDGYPEDELQACLKVGDHQNLVRSLAQVNEEDYLALIMNLIPNNFKNLGLPPNFKTCTRDTFPAGFTLSIEQTDKIVTQMKNVFEHLHSNKVCHGDLYAHNTLFDEDANIIFGDFGAATMYHMLTVEQQKLIEKIERRALAYFIEDLLSVCSDQG, encoded by the coding sequence ATGCATACTCTGGCTCAGTTAAAGTCTGGCGAACTCATGGGCATTACGCGTTTAAAATTATCCGAGAACTTAAGCTCATTTCCGATGGAAATTCTTTCATTAGCAGACAGCTTAGAAATCCTAGATTTATCTGACAACCAATTATCCTCGCTACCAAACGAGTTAACTCAACTCAAAAGTCTTAAAATAATTTTTGCCTCGAATAACTTATTTGAAGTTTTACCTGAAGTTTTAGGGCAGTGCGAAAATTTAGAAATGGTAGGCTTTAAATCAAACCAAATTAATCAAGTACCTACTAACTCATTACCTGCAAAGTTACGTTGGTTAATTTTAACTGATAACTGCATTGAAACATTACCCGACGTTTTAGGAGAACGCCCAAAGCTGCAAAAGTTGGCGTTAGCTGGAAATAAGTTAACCACACTACCGTTAACCCTAGCGCAATCAACTAACCTTGAGTTAGTGCGTATTTCAGCCAACAATCTGACAGAGTGTCCAGAGCAATTATTGAACTTACCTAAGCTTGCATGGTTTGCATTTTCAGGTAACCCGTTTAGCCGTTCTAACCTAGAAGTTGCATCAGTTCCATCATTACCCTCATCAAGCTTTACCTTACACAATGTGCTTGGACAAGGTGCTTCAGGCGTTATTTCAAGAGCTACTTGGACTAAAAACCAATCGACATTTCCAGATGAAGTTGCTGTTAAAAAGTTTAAAGGAAAAGTAACTAGTGATGGCTATCCAGAAGATGAATTACAAGCCTGTTTAAAAGTTGGCGATCATCAAAATCTAGTCCGTTCTTTAGCACAAGTGAACGAGGAAGATTATTTAGCGTTAATCATGAATTTGATACCGAATAACTTTAAAAACTTGGGCTTACCGCCAAACTTCAAAACCTGTACCCGTGACACTTTCCCAGCAGGCTTTACCTTAAGCATCGAGCAAACTGATAAAATAGTGACGCAAATGAAAAATGTATTTGAACATTTGCACTCAAACAAAGTATGTCATGGGGATTTGTACGCCCACAACACCCTGTTTGACGAGGATGCTAATATAATTTTTGGCGACTTTGGCGCAGCCACTATGTATCACATGCTAACTGTTGAGCAGCAAAAATTAATCGAAAAAATTGAACGCCGCGCACTTGCTTATTTTATTGAAGATTTATTAAGTGTTTGTAGTGACCAAGGGTAA
- a CDS encoding Na+/H+ antiporter family protein: MLNSVLVSILLMLSLSLLRVNVVVALLLSAIFAGVVGGLNITETIDAFNTGIGSGGRTALSYALLGAFAATISKSGLPAMFASKITKKLNGVTSESQTRKIKYFVLAFLLLAAFSSQNIVPIHIAFIPILVPPLLFMMTKMGIDRRLVACILTFGLVSPYMFFPVGFGAIFLNDILLGNIQQSGLQTDGINAAVAMLIPASGMLVGLLIAVFYSYRNKREYDLEKLEKVEGIEENHETPYCGRTVAVAVIAIVLAFTIQIMTHSMIYGGVAGFLVFLLTGSLKWQDSDDVFTQGMRMMAMIGFIMIAAGGFAEVLRSTGDINSLVAASVDIMGDSKAIAAILMLLVGLFITIGIGSSFSTIPIIAAIYVPLALQLNFSPLAIVALVGTAAALGDAGSPASDSTLGPTAGLNIDGQHNHIWDSVVPTFIHYNLPLIAFGWIAAMVL, encoded by the coding sequence ATGCTAAATTCCGTACTGGTCTCTATTTTACTCATGTTAAGTTTAAGTTTGCTCAGGGTTAACGTAGTGGTAGCACTGCTTTTATCTGCTATTTTTGCTGGCGTTGTCGGCGGGCTTAATATTACCGAAACCATTGACGCTTTTAATACCGGCATAGGCTCAGGAGGCAGAACAGCATTAAGTTATGCCTTGCTTGGCGCATTCGCAGCAACAATATCTAAGTCAGGTTTACCGGCAATGTTTGCGAGTAAAATCACCAAAAAACTTAATGGTGTAACTAGCGAAAGCCAAACCCGAAAAATTAAATACTTTGTGCTAGCCTTTTTATTGTTAGCTGCGTTTTCATCGCAAAATATTGTGCCTATTCATATCGCTTTTATCCCTATTCTAGTACCACCTTTATTGTTTATGATGACTAAAATGGGTATTGACCGTAGGTTAGTGGCGTGTATTTTAACCTTTGGTTTGGTGAGCCCTTATATGTTCTTCCCAGTAGGTTTTGGTGCGATTTTCTTAAATGATATTTTATTGGGCAATATTCAACAAAGTGGTCTGCAAACCGATGGCATTAATGCCGCTGTAGCAATGTTAATTCCTGCATCGGGAATGTTAGTAGGGTTACTAATTGCGGTTTTTTACAGTTATCGTAATAAACGTGAATACGATCTAGAAAAGTTGGAAAAAGTAGAAGGTATTGAAGAAAATCATGAAACCCCATATTGCGGTAGAACCGTTGCGGTAGCTGTAATCGCTATTGTTTTAGCCTTTACGATTCAGATTATGACGCACTCAATGATTTATGGCGGTGTGGCAGGCTTTTTAGTGTTCTTATTAACCGGCTCTTTAAAGTGGCAAGACTCAGACGATGTTTTTACGCAAGGCATGCGTATGATGGCCATGATTGGTTTTATTATGATCGCCGCCGGTGGTTTTGCTGAAGTATTACGCTCAACGGGTGACATTAATTCACTGGTCGCAGCATCAGTCGATATTATGGGTGACAGTAAGGCTATTGCCGCTATTTTGATGTTATTAGTCGGACTTTTTATTACCATTGGCATTGGTTCGTCATTTTCAACCATTCCCATTATTGCCGCCATTTATGTTCCGCTTGCCTTACAATTAAACTTTTCACCACTGGCCATTGTCGCTTTAGTCGGTACGGCAGCAGCACTTGGTGATGCAGGCTCTCCAGCGTCTGATTCAACATTAGGGCCGACAGCAGGGCTTAATATTGACGGACAACATAATCATATTTGGGACAGTGTAGTCCCGACATTTATTCACTACAACTTACCGTTAATTGCTTTTGGTTGGATAGCCGCTATGGTTTTATAA
- a CDS encoding FtsX-like permease family protein gives MMTIANPKASTMWFTQSLRLLHHELRRGELTIIFLAIVLAVATVFSLTGFSGQIKHAIVANSTNTIGADRVLRMSSEIDLSIIEKSQSLAIKSARKIETESMAFAGDNMLLSELDAVSDTYPLRGELRVKTSLSQTESTVVNAPSPGSVWVEPSVLSRLNVEIGDIIEIGMAPLTIAGIVTDIPDRSYRAFIAGPTVILNIADMPKTELIQPGSRITYKYLFAGESDAIETFETWIKPQINESQRWYDAKAAQNRLSRILDTAEKFLSLASMLGIVLAAVAVAVASRRYGQRHQSTVSIFKALGASVSHVRKLYCLHWTLLSCLSIATGLVVGYGLLLLGVNAIASYLSLADAPLTFVPFLTAIFTGLLCAIAFAIHPIMTLVQSSPLNVIRGFSQDKVARFGWHQLPPILALFLLLFIFSQDVVMSAALLLGGVVVSFILLLLGRGLMSAGRSVGTKAGKSWHLALANLKRRASENSVQLVSFTIAIKLLLLITVMKSSILSEWEQQFPEDTPNHYLINITQNQIDPLKVFVEENNIANQGFYHVYRGRLSAINGIKTVDEDDNENQAQSDEKPDEQAKQKNTKTEQKESRQGMGRELGLTWRTELPEENEITAGQWWQFGDETPQVSIESNIAERLEINLGDNLTFTLGSDEFTVPVTSIRKVNWQSRQLNFIMVFNESALEQYPTTSISAWSILDKDRDLVYRFLANFPTITVMDFAAIMAQLNSIIEQVTVAIQLILILVVLAGSLVLIAQVQASMEERERELAILRTLGAKGSLLRNSVLYEFVALGAIAGLMASIGMEIAVYILQSQVFNMSGSFHFQYWLVGIGAGAFFVGTIGMLSCWRLLKLSSVTLIRRTM, from the coding sequence ATGATGACTATTGCTAACCCAAAAGCCTCAACAATGTGGTTTACGCAGTCCCTGCGTTTACTGCACCATGAGCTTCGCCGCGGCGAATTAACCATTATATTTCTCGCTATTGTGCTTGCCGTTGCCACAGTGTTCTCATTAACAGGATTCTCAGGCCAAATTAAGCATGCCATAGTCGCCAATAGTACTAACACGATAGGTGCCGATCGTGTTCTGCGCATGTCGTCAGAAATTGATCTTAGTATTATCGAGAAAAGCCAGTCATTGGCGATAAAGTCTGCACGAAAAATTGAAACGGAGTCAATGGCTTTTGCGGGTGACAATATGTTACTAAGCGAGCTCGATGCGGTATCAGACACTTATCCTTTACGTGGTGAATTACGGGTGAAAACCTCGTTATCACAAACCGAAAGCACAGTAGTTAATGCCCCAAGCCCAGGTAGTGTTTGGGTAGAGCCAAGCGTGTTAAGTCGTTTAAATGTTGAAATTGGCGACATTATTGAAATTGGTATGGCGCCACTCACCATTGCCGGCATTGTTACTGATATTCCTGATCGTTCATACCGCGCTTTTATTGCCGGCCCAACGGTTATCTTAAATATTGCGGATATGCCGAAAACTGAGCTAATTCAGCCAGGCAGCCGTATAACCTACAAGTATTTATTTGCCGGTGAATCTGACGCAATAGAAACTTTTGAAACCTGGATAAAACCTCAAATTAATGAATCACAGCGTTGGTATGATGCTAAAGCCGCACAGAATCGTTTATCGAGAATATTAGACACCGCAGAAAAGTTTCTCTCGTTAGCAAGCATGTTAGGCATTGTATTAGCCGCGGTTGCTGTGGCTGTTGCAAGTCGCCGTTATGGGCAGCGTCATCAGTCAACCGTTTCAATATTTAAAGCGTTAGGTGCATCAGTTTCACATGTCAGAAAATTGTATTGTTTGCACTGGACTTTATTAAGTTGTTTAAGTATTGCAACAGGCTTAGTGGTGGGCTATGGTTTATTGCTGCTCGGTGTTAATGCCATTGCGAGCTATTTGTCATTGGCCGATGCGCCGCTGACCTTCGTGCCATTTTTAACCGCGATATTTACCGGTTTATTGTGTGCAATAGCGTTTGCCATTCACCCGATTATGACCTTAGTACAAAGCTCACCGTTAAACGTAATTCGCGGCTTTAGCCAAGACAAAGTAGCGCGCTTTGGTTGGCATCAACTACCGCCAATATTAGCGTTATTTTTATTACTGTTTATTTTCAGTCAAGATGTAGTCATGAGTGCTGCTTTATTGCTAGGCGGTGTTGTTGTCTCTTTCATTTTGTTATTGCTCGGACGAGGATTAATGAGTGCAGGGCGCAGCGTCGGCACTAAAGCTGGAAAGTCTTGGCACTTGGCATTAGCAAATTTAAAGCGACGAGCCAGTGAAAATAGCGTTCAACTGGTCAGTTTTACTATCGCGATAAAACTTTTGTTACTGATCACGGTAATGAAAAGCTCAATATTATCGGAATGGGAACAGCAATTTCCTGAAGATACACCGAATCATTACTTGATCAATATCACCCAAAATCAAATTGATCCTTTAAAAGTTTTTGTTGAAGAAAATAATATTGCCAATCAAGGGTTTTATCATGTTTATCGAGGTCGCTTATCGGCAATAAACGGGATAAAAACTGTTGATGAAGATGACAACGAAAACCAAGCGCAAAGTGATGAAAAACCTGATGAACAGGCAAAACAAAAAAACACAAAAACTGAACAGAAAGAGAGTCGGCAAGGCATGGGGCGTGAACTTGGCTTAACGTGGCGTACTGAATTACCCGAGGAAAATGAAATTACGGCTGGCCAATGGTGGCAATTTGGCGATGAAACACCTCAAGTATCAATTGAAAGCAACATTGCAGAACGGTTGGAAATTAATTTAGGTGATAATTTGACCTTCACCCTTGGCTCTGATGAGTTTACGGTGCCAGTAACTAGCATTCGTAAAGTGAATTGGCAAAGTCGACAGTTAAACTTCATTATGGTGTTTAATGAAAGTGCTCTTGAGCAATATCCAACCACATCGATTTCTGCTTGGTCAATTCTTGATAAAGACCGTGATTTGGTTTATCGCTTTTTAGCAAACTTTCCGACCATTACGGTAATGGACTTTGCCGCGATTATGGCACAGCTCAATAGCATTATTGAGCAAGTAACGGTTGCGATTCAGTTGATCCTAATTTTGGTCGTACTTGCGGGGAGTTTAGTGTTAATAGCGCAAGTACAAGCCAGTATGGAAGAACGCGAACGCGAACTAGCGATATTAAGAACCTTAGGCGCTAAAGGCAGCCTGTTACGTAATAGCGTGTTATATGAATTTGTCGCATTAGGCGCAATTGCAGGCTTAATGGCAAGTATTGGTATGGAAATAGCGGTTTATATTTTGCAAAGCCAAGTATTTAACATGTCAGGCAGTTTCCATTTTCAATATTGGTTAGTGGGGATTGGCGCTGGGGCGTTTTTTGTTGGCACCATTGGTATGCTTAGCTGTTGGCGTCTACTTAAACTGTCGAGTGTTACTTTAATTCGACGAACGATGTAA
- a CDS encoding 2OG-Fe(II) oxygenase, translated as MKFEDVINLKSNQITDPTYIKKCKETLERHGAIVLDDFITPQALEQIKLEGAAKKHLAFFTNKQHNIYISDADPSYPEDHIRNKRVISSKGCITDDQISAESVLRTLYDSDVFRSFLKVVLNEQALYSYDDDCSSINLHYASEGQELGWHFDNSSFATTLMIQKPEAGGEFQYVRDVRDADKGEMNFSDAEKVLAGDITPDMLAIEPGALVLFRGRNAIHRVTPTIGNTTRMMVVLAYNNKPGVALSASARKTFYGK; from the coding sequence ATGAAGTTTGAAGACGTTATAAACCTTAAGTCGAATCAGATCACTGACCCAACCTATATAAAAAAATGTAAAGAAACGCTTGAACGTCATGGTGCAATTGTTCTTGATGACTTCATCACTCCACAGGCTTTAGAGCAAATTAAACTTGAAGGTGCGGCTAAGAAGCATTTAGCATTTTTTACTAACAAGCAGCATAACATTTATATTAGTGATGCCGATCCGAGTTACCCTGAAGATCATATTAGAAACAAACGGGTAATATCAAGCAAAGGTTGTATTACGGATGATCAAATATCCGCTGAATCTGTACTTCGAACGTTATATGACAGTGACGTTTTTCGCTCATTTTTAAAAGTAGTATTAAATGAACAGGCGCTTTATTCCTATGATGATGACTGTTCTTCAATTAATCTTCATTATGCCAGCGAAGGGCAGGAGCTAGGTTGGCATTTTGATAACTCTTCTTTTGCAACTACCTTGATGATCCAAAAACCTGAAGCGGGTGGAGAGTTTCAATATGTCAGAGATGTTAGAGACGCCGATAAAGGCGAAATGAACTTTTCTGATGCTGAAAAAGTGCTCGCTGGAGACATTACTCCTGATATGTTAGCAATTGAACCCGGTGCATTAGTACTTTTTAGAGGCCGAAATGCTATCCACCGTGTCACTCCTACTATCGGTAATACTACCCGAATGATGGTGGTGCTTGCCTATAACAACAAACCTGGTGTTGCTCTTTCAGCATCAGCGCGTAAAACCTTTTACGGAAAATAA
- a CDS encoding AI-2E family transporter, giving the protein MGLQGKSEGAVKFLLVTAALFVVLAGIKTAATLLVPFLLSAFIAIICNPLVVMAARYKIPKPVAVVFVIGIFVSIALSLAGLVGNSLNELSQLIPEYRAQLQEEFIWLTQQLDDYNIIISSELLIEYFDPAAAMGLAANMLSGLGGVMANLFLIIITVIFMLFEASSIPHKLHLALDDPQARLKQIDQFLASVNNYLAIKTLVSIATGVIVSIMLWAFGLDFFLLWGVLAFLLNYIPNIGSIIAAVPAMSLAVLQLGPAAAGFIGLGYLTINTVMGNVVEPRYLGRGLGLSTLVVFLSLIFWGWLLGTVGMLLSVPLTMIIKIALENSEEGRWFAVLLSSEDADQ; this is encoded by the coding sequence ATGGGTTTACAAGGAAAGTCTGAAGGCGCGGTGAAGTTTTTATTGGTTACCGCCGCATTATTTGTGGTTCTAGCGGGTATAAAAACCGCAGCGACATTATTGGTGCCATTTTTATTATCGGCGTTTATCGCCATTATTTGTAACCCGTTAGTGGTGATGGCGGCGCGCTATAAAATTCCAAAACCGGTAGCGGTTGTCTTTGTTATTGGCATTTTTGTTTCCATTGCGCTTTCACTGGCAGGGCTAGTCGGTAATTCGTTAAATGAATTGTCACAACTTATTCCAGAATATCGTGCACAGCTGCAAGAAGAGTTTATTTGGTTAACCCAGCAATTAGACGATTACAATATTATAATATCGTCAGAGCTTTTGATTGAATACTTTGATCCCGCAGCCGCGATGGGGCTAGCTGCGAACATGCTCAGCGGTTTGGGCGGTGTAATGGCGAACTTGTTTTTAATCATTATCACGGTAATCTTTATGCTGTTTGAAGCATCATCAATTCCGCATAAATTACATTTAGCGCTTGACGATCCGCAAGCGCGATTAAAACAAATTGATCAGTTTTTGGCATCGGTAAATAACTATTTAGCGATTAAAACCTTAGTTAGTATCGCGACCGGCGTTATTGTTTCAATTATGTTGTGGGCCTTTGGTTTAGACTTTTTCTTATTGTGGGGGGTGTTAGCATTTTTACTGAATTACATTCCTAATATTGGCTCTATTATCGCCGCTGTTCCTGCAATGTCGCTAGCTGTTTTACAGTTAGGGCCAGCCGCCGCAGGTTTTATTGGCTTAGGTTATTTAACTATAAACACGGTTATGGGCAATGTGGTTGAACCACGTTATTTAGGTCGCGGTCTTGGCTTATCCACCTTAGTGGTCTTTCTCTCTTTAATCTTTTGGGGCTGGTTGCTAGGTACGGTTGGTATGCTGTTATCAGTACCTTTGACCATGATCATTAAAATAGCCTTAGAAAACTCTGAAGAAGGCCGTTGGTTTGCGGTGTTATTATCCAGTGAAGATGCTGATCAGTAA
- a CDS encoding ABC transporter ATP-binding protein, translated as MQVNSESILSVKDLTKSVQVEDKTLILLQPLNLDVAAGESIAIVGSSGSGKTTLLSILAGLDLPSSGQVYLKKQPLHQFNEEQRSQVRAQHVGFIFQQFLLINSLTALENVMLPAELANFPDAQARGEALLEQVGLADRLDHYPSQLSGGEQQRVAIARAFISKPDILFADEPTGNLDSKTGQHITDLIFDLNAKEGTTLVLVTHDAKLAARCQRQVEMDSGVLTETATAVTPQNIEKNQVDNQATTHDVAQSNNSATQVG; from the coding sequence ATGCAAGTAAATTCCGAGAGTATTCTAAGCGTTAAAGACCTAACTAAATCAGTACAAGTTGAAGATAAAACCTTAATTTTACTTCAACCACTAAACTTAGACGTTGCCGCGGGCGAGTCAATTGCCATTGTTGGCTCATCTGGCTCTGGTAAAACCACACTATTATCGATTTTAGCGGGGTTAGATTTACCAAGCTCCGGTCAAGTGTATCTTAAAAAGCAGCCATTACACCAGTTTAATGAAGAGCAGCGCAGTCAAGTTCGTGCTCAGCATGTTGGTTTTATTTTTCAACAGTTTCTTTTAATTAACAGCTTAACCGCCCTAGAAAATGTCATGCTCCCCGCAGAGCTCGCAAACTTTCCTGATGCTCAAGCACGTGGCGAAGCTTTGCTTGAGCAAGTGGGCTTAGCAGACCGACTTGACCATTATCCTTCTCAGCTTTCTGGTGGTGAACAACAACGGGTAGCTATTGCTCGGGCATTTATCTCTAAACCTGATATTTTATTTGCTGATGAGCCAACAGGCAATTTAGATAGTAAGACCGGACAACATATTACTGATTTAATATTTGATTTGAATGCTAAAGAAGGCACGACATTAGTATTGGTTACTCATGATGCTAAATTAGCTGCAAGATGTCAGCGGCAAGTGGAAATGGACAGCGGTGTTTTAACCGAAACGGCTACTGCGGTTACTCCTCAAAATATAGAAAAAAATCAGGTTGATAACCAAGCTACAACCCACGATGTCGCACAAAGCAACAACTCTGCGACACAAGTAGGTTAA